The Apium graveolens cultivar Ventura chromosome 3, ASM990537v1, whole genome shotgun sequence sequence CAAAGGATAAAGCGTGGCTTGGAGATGCACTTGACCCTAAGACCTCCACCTGCAGTGAGGCAAATAGATTTTTTCTCTTACCATAGACTTGGAAGGTCCAACACCAAGAAGGGTTGCTaccccaagagctgatccaagtgatctaatgcccctaggagatcctgatgatccaaatgcGCCATTCAATGAAGAGAAAATGATTCCCaaatctcaagaaagttcaagatgcccatcATCAAAGCATATGATGGTACTGGCGACCCGACTAGCCATGTTAGGACGTTCTCTAACGCCTTGTTGCTACAGTCCGTGAACGACGCTATCAAGTGTCGCGCCTTTTCCCTCTCAGGTATGGCTCAATGGTGGTACAACCGTCTACCCGCAATTTGGATTGGATCTTTCAAGAATTTGAGTCAAACTTTCGTCAAGCAATTTATTAGCGGCAGAGTACATGAGAAGAGTTCGGCTTCTCTCATGGGCATTGtccaaggagcaaaggagtcTCTTAGAAATTACCTGAACCGATTCACCAAAGAGGCCCtgaaagtcccagatcttgacgacaaggtagctatgatagccctaCAGCAAGGGGCCGGAGATGAGTTCTTTAAGATACTCCTGTCCAAGCGCGCTCCTAAAAATATGTTGCAGTTCCAGGATAGGGCTGGAAAATATATCAAATCACGTAGAATTACTGACATTTCATGAAGCAAGTAGGGAATGTATTTAGTTAAGGTTTGTCATCCTACATATTCGAAAATCGTGTGGATTATCAAGTATTTCAGATAGTCCTATAATTTTGCTCGAAAATATTTCAGCTTATATCAAATAATTAGAGGAAGAATATACC is a genomic window containing:
- the LOC141714467 gene encoding uncharacterized protein LOC141714467, whose product is MPIIKAYDGTGDPTSHVRTFSNALLLQSVNDAIKCRAFSLSGMAQWWYNRLPAIWIGSFKNLSQTFVKQFISGRVHEKSSASLMGIVQGAKESLRNYLNRFTKEALKVPDLDDKVAMIALQQGAGDEFFKILLSKRAPKNMLQFQDRAGKYIKSRRITDIS